In a genomic window of Telopea speciosissima isolate NSW1024214 ecotype Mountain lineage chromosome 5, Tspe_v1, whole genome shotgun sequence:
- the LOC122662265 gene encoding transcription factor RAX3-like, with protein sequence MGRAPCCDKANVKKGPWSPEEDAKLKSYIEQHGTGGNWIALPQKIGLRRCGKSCRLRWLNYLRPNIKHGGFSEEEDNIICSLYISIGSRWSIIAAQLPGRTDNDIKNYWNTRLKKKLLGKQRKEQHSRRLSSLKQQETTKKACGTLVHSDHENYNQNPYWPELPLATPLSHQIPQDPWINDHSSALRKLFIKLGGNPNLQCPLEIPSTQHPIYENSINLPSMNCFSDMGSSQFNQNTQLDLAVLDEMVYSNPQGLEGGLECFYDGHGMVNDSSAGTSSVESVSWGDITSLVYPPVLVPDFEVCQQAMLQECTFEEPSRYLESQ encoded by the exons ATGGGAAGGGCTCCTTGCTGTGACAAAGCCAACGTAAAGAAAGGTCCATGGTCACCTGAAGAAGATGCTAAGCTCAAGTCTTACATCGAACAGCACGGCACCGGTGGCAACTGGATTGCCTTACCTCAAAAAATTG GCCTTAGGAGATGTGGTAAGAGCTGCCGTCTCAGATGGTTAAACTATCTTCGCCCCAACATCAAACATGGAGGATTTtccgaagaagaagataacatAATTTGCAGTCTCTACATCAGTATTGGAAGCAG ATGGTCAATTATAGCGGCGCAACTCCCCGGACGAACTGATAACGATATAAAGAACTACTGGAAcacaaggttgaagaagaagctcttggGTAAGCAGCGAAAGGAACAACATTCTCGTAGGCTCAGCTCCCTCAAGCAACAAGAGACGACGAAGAAAGCGTGTGGGACTCTTGTCCATTCTGATCATGAAAACTACAACCAAAATCCATATTGGCCTGAACTGCCTTTGGCTACACCTTTATCACACCAGATCCCTCAAGACCCATGGATTAATGATCATTCTTCTGCCCTTCGGAAATTGTTTATCAAGCTTGGTGGAAACCCTAATCTTCAATGCCCACTTGAAATTCCCTCTACCCAACACCCAATATATGAGAATTCCATCAATTTGCCTTCCATGAATTGCTTTAGTGATATGGGTTCTTCTCAATTCAATCAGAATACCCAACTAGACCTTGCTGTGTTGGATGAAATGGTTTATAGTAACCCACAAGGATTAGAAGGGGGACTGGAGTGTTTCTATGATGGTCATGGAATGGTAAATGATAGCTCAGCAGGAACAAGTTCAGTAGAAAGTGTTAGTTGGGGTGATATAACCTCTTTGGTTTACCCTCCGGTACTAGTTCCAGACTTTGAAGTTTGCCAACAAGCTA
- the LOC122661033 gene encoding branched-chain-amino-acid aminotransferase 2, chloroplastic-like, translating to MLQRSINLRGLVLFSRYGHSFSKFFTPQAASSLQAVAEPATYRGDDEYADLNWDDLGFGLVPTDYMYIMKCSDNEKFSPGELNRFGKIELSPASGILNHGQGLFEGLKACRKEDGRVLLFRPEQNAMRMKMGAERMCMPSPSVEQFIDALKQTVLANKRWVPPPGKGSLYLRPLLMGSGAMLGLAPAPECTFILFASPVGNYFQEGKAPIKLLVEDECHRAMPGGTGGVKSISNYAPVLKAQTRAKSKGFSDVLFLDSMTNKYLEEVASCNIFIVKDNTVSTPATRGTILPGITRKSIINIASDHGYQVEERPIPVEDLLEADEVFCTGTAVVVAPVGSVTYQGKRVEYRTGDGSVARKLYSTLTDIQRGLIEDKMGWTVEVD from the exons ATGTTGCAGAGGAGTATCAACCTTCGCGGTTTGGTTCTCTTTTCAAGATATGGTCACTCGTTTTCCAAG TTCTTTACACCTCAGGCTGCATCTTCTTTGCAAGCAGTGGCTGAACCTGCTACTTACAG GGGAGATGATGAGTATGCCGATTTGAACTGGGATGACCTTGGATTCGGTCTTGTGCCCACCGATTATATGTACATAATGAAATGTTCAGATAATGAGAAGTTCTCACCTGGTGAACTCAATCGCTTTGGTAAGATCGAGTTGAGCCCTGCATCCGGAATCTTAAATCATGGGCAG GGACTGTTTGAAGGTCTAAAAGCCTGCCGGAAAGAAGATGGTCGTGTGCTTCTCTTTCGCCCGGAACAGAATGCTATGCGTATGAAGATGGGTGCCGAGAGAATGTGCATGCCGTCGCCCTCTGTTGAGCAATTTATTGATGCTTTGAAGCAAACGGTTCTGGCCAACAAGCGTTGG GTTCCACCTCCAGGGAAGGGGTCTTTGTATCTACGGCCTTTACTTATGGGAAGTGGAGCTATGCTGGGTTTGGCACCAGCTCCTGAATGTACATTCATCCTATTTGCTTCACCCGTTGGCAACTATTTCCAA GAAGGTAAGGCTCCCATCAAGTTGCTCGTGGAAGATGAGTGTCATCGTGCCATGCCTGGCGGAACTGGCGGTGTAAAATCCATATCCAACTATGCACCG GTTCTGAAAGCACAAACTCGAGCAAAGAGTAAGGGATTCTCTGATGTTTTATTCCTAGACTCCATGACAAATAAGTATCTGGAGGAGGTCGCTTCTTGTAATATTTTCATTGTGAAG GATAACACTGTTTCAACACCTGCTACCCGTGGAACTATTTTGCCTGGAATCACGAGAAAAAGCATCATCAACATTGCTAGTGATCATGGATACCAG GTTGAGGAACGCCCTATTCCAGTGGAGGATTTGCTTGAAGCTGATGAAGTTTTCTGCACAGGAACTGCAGTTGTTGTGGCTCCTGTAGGCAGTGTTACATATCAGGGTAAAAG GGTTGAATACAGAACTGGAGATGGATCTGTGGCTCGGAAATTGTACTCAACCCTTACTGACATCCAGAGGGGTCTGATTGAGGACAAAATGGGATGGACTGTTGAGGTTGATTAA